In Oncorhynchus tshawytscha isolate Ot180627B linkage group LG06, Otsh_v2.0, whole genome shotgun sequence, the following are encoded in one genomic region:
- the LOC112246736 gene encoding transmembrane protein 275-like, with translation MQSQKYLNSTVYNIKPGEMVLPDKSSGPKTVFGKRPQRLPSPALCCACGLCIMLAGINITLVGAFAFKSFIPTSNPPIVIGPLLLLVALSFFGACCVCGRRPPTHNAGKAKGDESWGRTRIGAGVTFEMETSEHTLQDTTAVQLSPTNSQSSSHKSSNSAHGDTSAVGACEDGPAPRACDLASSEAYDIDVRPDDQLLTSEDQILTSEDQLLTSEDQLLTSEDQLLTSEDQALTADIEDKGSIQMT, from the coding sequence ATGCAATCCCAAAAATATCTGAATTCGACAGTATACAACATAAAGCCTGGAGAGATGGTCCTTCCCGATAAGAGCTCGGGGCCCAAAACGGTATTCGGGAAACGGCCCCAGAGACTCCCCTCCCCGGCCCTGTGCTGCGCCTGTGGCCTGTGCATTATGCTGGCGGGCATCAACATCACCCTGGTGGGGGCCTTTGCTTTCAAGTCCTTCATCCCCACCAGCAACCCACCCATCGTCATCGGGCCCCTCCTCCTACTGGTGGCCCTGTCCTTTTTTGGggcgtgctgtgtgtgtgggcggcGGCCACCAACCCACAATGCCGGCAAGGCCAAGGGGGACGAGAGCTGGGGTCGGACGCGGATAGGGGCCGGCGTCACATTTGAGATGGAGACGAGCGAGCACACGCTGCAGGACACCACTGCTGTGCAGCTCAGTCCCACCAACTCTCAGAGCTCCTCCCACAAGTCTAGTAACTCCGCCCATGGGGATACCTCTGCAGTAGGGGCCTGTGAGGATGGCCCCGCCCCCAGGGCCTGTGATCTCGCCAGCTCAGAGGCCTATGATATAGATGTGAGACCTGATGACCAGCTCTTGACCTCTGAGGACCAGATCTTGACCTCTGAGGACCAGCTCTTGACCTCTGAGGACCAGCTTTTGACCTCTGAGGACCAGCTTTTGACCTCTGAGGACCAGGCATTGACTGCTGATATTGAAGATAAGGGGAGCATCCAGATGACGTGA